One Pecten maximus chromosome 7, xPecMax1.1, whole genome shotgun sequence genomic window carries:
- the LOC117331843 gene encoding uncharacterized protein LOC117331843 isoform X9, producing the protein MVMFIVLPLSMIHPTGRYDTSYWEVRYIILGGTIHPTGRYHTSYWEVRYILLGGTIHPTGRYDTSYWEVRYIVLGGTIHPTWRYDTSYWEVPYILLGGTIHHTGRYHTSYCQVRYILLGGTIHPTGRYHTSYWEVRYILLGGTIHPTGRYDTSYWEVRYILLGGTIHPNGRYDTSYWEIRYILLGGTIHPTGRYDTSYWEVRYILLGGTIHPTGRYHTSYWEVWIHPTGRYDTSYWEVPYIILSSTIHPTGRYDTSYWEIRYILLGGTIHHTRKYDTSYWEVRYILLSGTIHPTGRYDKIWQDR; encoded by the exons ATGGTGATGTTTATTGTTCTCCCATTAAGTATGATACATCCTACTGGGAGGTACGATACATCCTACTGGGAGGTACGATACATCATACTGGGAGGTACGATACATCCTACTGGGAGGTACCATACATCCTACTGGGAGGTACGATACATCCTACTGGGAG GTACCATACATCCTACTGGGAGGTACGATACATCCTACTGGGAG GTACGATACATCGTACTGGGAGGTACGATACATCCTACTTGGAGGTACGATACATCCTACTGGGAGGTACCATACATCCTACTGGGAGGTACGATACATCATACTGGGAGGtaccatacatcatactgtCAA GTACGATACATCCTACTGGGAGGTACGATACATCCTACTGGGAGGTACCATACATCCTACTGGGAGGTACGATACATCCTACTGGGAGGTACCATACATCCTACTGGGAGGTACGATACATCCTACTGGGAGGTACGATACATCCTACTGGGAGGTACGATACATCCTAATGGGAGATACGATACATCCTACTGGGAGATACGATACATCCTACTGGGAGGTACCATACATCCTACTGGGAGGTACGATACATCCTACTGGGAG GTACGATACATCCTACTGGGAGGTACCATACATCCTACTGGGAGGTACCATACATCCTACTGGGAGGTGTGGATACATCCTACTGGGAGGTACGATACATCCTACTGGGAGGtaccatacatcatactgtCAAGTACGATACATCCTACTGGGAGGTACGATACATCCTACTGGGAGATACGATACATCCTACTGGGAGGTACGATACATCATACTAGGAAGTACGATACATCCTACTGGGAGGTACGGTACATCCTACTGTCAGGTACGATACATCCTACTGGGAGGTATGATAAGATATGGCAGGACAGATGA
- the LOC117331843 gene encoding uncharacterized protein LOC117331843 isoform X4, which produces MVMFIVLPLSMIHPTGRYDTSYWEVRYIILGGTIHPTGRYHTSYWEVRYILLGGTIHPTERYDTSYWEVRYILLGGTIHPTGRYHTSYWEVRYIILGGTIHHTVKYDTSYWEVRYILLGGTIHPTGRYDTSYWEVPYILLGGTIHPTGRYDTSYWEVRYILMGDTIHPTGRYDTSYWEVPYILLGGTIHPTGRYGYILLGGTIHHTGRYDTSYWEVPYILLGGTIHPTGRCGYILLGGTIHPTGRYHTSYCQVRYILLGGTIHPTGRYDTSYWEVRYIILGSTIHPTGRYGTSYCQVRYILLGGMIRYGRTDEQIPSSDQLCNTCIWINSRENKIFLFILN; this is translated from the exons ATGGTGATGTTTATTGTTCTCCCATTAAGTATGATACATCCTACTGGGAGGTACGATACATCCTACTGGGAGGTACGATACATCATACTGGGAGGTACGATACATCCTACTGGGAGGTACCATACATCCTACTGGGAGGTACGATACATCCTACTGGGAG GTACCATACATCCAACTGAGAGGTACGATACATCGTACTGGGAGGTACGATACATCCTACTTGGAGGTACGATACATCCTACTGGGAGGTACCATACATCCTACTGGGAGGTACGATACATCATACTGGGAGGtaccatacatcatactgtCAA GTACGATACATCCTACTGGGAGGTACGATACATCCTACTGGGAGGTACCATACATCCTACTGGGAGGTACGATACATCCTACTGGGAGGTACCATACATCCTACTGGGAGGTACGATACATCCTACTGGGAGGTACGATACATCCTACTGGGAGGTACGATACATCCTAATGGGAGATACGATACATCCTACTGGGAGATACGATACATCCTACTGGGAGGTACCATACATCCTACTGGGAGGTACGATACATCCTACTGGGAGGTATGGATACATCCTACTGGGAGGTACGATACATCATACTGGGAGGTACGATACATCCTACTGGGAGGTACCATACATCCTACTGGGAGGTACCATACATCCTACTGGGAGGTGTGGATACATCCTACTGGGAGGTACGATACATCCTACTGGGAGGtaccatacatcatactgtCAAGTACGATACATCCTACTGGGAGGTACGATACATCCTACTGGGAGATACGATACATCCTACTGGGAGGTACGATACATCATACTAGGAAGTACGATACATCCTACTGGGAGGTACGGTACATCCTACTGTCAGGTACGATACATCCTACTGGGAGGTATGATAAGATATGGCAGGACAGATGAACAAATCCCATCATCTGATCAgctttgtaatacatgtatttggataaattcaagagaaaataaaatatttttgtttattctgAACTGA
- the LOC117331843 gene encoding uncharacterized protein LOC117331843 isoform X2, translating into MVMFIVLPLSMIHPTGRYDTSYWEVRYIILGGTIHPTGRYHTSYWEVRYILLGGTIHHTVKYDTSYWEVPYILLGGTIHPTGRYDTSYWEVRYILLGGTIHPTGRYHTSYWEVRYIILGGTIHHTVKYDTSYWEVRYILLGGTIHPTGRYDTSYWEVPYILLGGTIHPTGRYDTSYWEVRYILMGDTIHPTGRYDTSYWEVPYILLGGTIHPTGRYGYILLGGTIHHTGRYDTSYWEVPYILLGGTIHPTGRYHTSYCQVRYILLGGTIHPTGRYDTSYWEVRYIILGSTIHPTGRYGTSYCQVRYILLGGMIRYGRTDEQIPSSDQLCNTCIWINSRENKIFLFILN; encoded by the exons ATGGTGATGTTTATTGTTCTCCCATTAAGTATGATACATCCTACTGGGAGGTACGATACATCCTACTGGGAGGTACGATACATCATACTGGGAGGTACGATACATCCTACTGGGAGGTACCATACATCCTACTGGGAGGTACGATACATCCTACTGGGAGGtaccatacatcatactgtCAAGTACGATACATCCTACTGGGAGGTACCATACATCCTACTGGGAGGTACGATACATCCTACTGGGAG GTACGATACATCGTACTGGGAGGTACGATACATCCTACTTGGAGGTACGATACATCCTACTGGGAGGTACCATACATCCTACTGGGAGGTACGATACATCATACTGGGAGGtaccatacatcatactgtCAA GTACGATACATCCTACTGGGAGGTACGATACATCCTACTGGGAGGTACCATACATCCTACTGGGAGGTACGATACATCCTACTGGGAGGTACCATACATCCTACTGGGAGGTACGATACATCCTACTGGGAGGTACGATACATCCTACTGGGAGGTACGATACATCCTAATGGGAGATACGATACATCCTACTGGGAGATACGATACATCCTACTGGGAGGTACCATACATCCTACTGGGAGGTACGATACATCCTACTGGGAGGTATGGATACATCCTACTGGGAGGTACGATACATCATACTGGGAGGTACGATACATCCTACTGGGAGGTACCATACATCCTACTGGGAGGTACCATACATCCTACTGGGAG GtaccatacatcatactgtCAAGTACGATACATCCTACTGGGAGGTACGATACATCCTACTGGGAGATACGATACATCCTACTGGGAGGTACGATACATCATACTAGGAAGTACGATACATCCTACTGGGAGGTACGGTACATCCTACTGTCAGGTACGATACATCCTACTGGGAGGTATGATAAGATATGGCAGGACAGATGAACAAATCCCATCATCTGATCAgctttgtaatacatgtatttggataaattcaagagaaaataaaatatttttgtttattctgAACTGA
- the LOC117331843 gene encoding uncharacterized protein LOC117331843 isoform X7: protein MVMFIVLPLSMIHPTGRYDTSYWEVRYIILGGTIHPTGRYHTSYWEVRYILLGGTIHHTVKYDTSYWEVPYILLGGTIHPTGRYDTSYWEVRYILLGGTIHPTGRYHTSYWEVRYIILGGTIHHTVKYDTSYWEVRYILLGGTIHPTGRYDTSYWEVPYILLGGTIHPTGRYDTSYWEVRYILMGDTIHPTGRYDTSYWEVPYILLGGTIHPTGRYGYILLGGTIHHTGRYDTSYWEVPYILLGGTIHPTGRYGTSYCQVRYILLGGMIRYGRTDEQIPSSDQLCNTCIWINSRENKIFLFILN from the exons ATGGTGATGTTTATTGTTCTCCCATTAAGTATGATACATCCTACTGGGAGGTACGATACATCCTACTGGGAGGTACGATACATCATACTGGGAGGTACGATACATCCTACTGGGAGGTACCATACATCCTACTGGGAGGTACGATACATCCTACTGGGAGGtaccatacatcatactgtCAAGTACGATACATCCTACTGGGAGGTACCATACATCCTACTGGGAGGTACGATACATCCTACTGGGAG GTACGATACATCGTACTGGGAGGTACGATACATCCTACTTGGAGGTACGATACATCCTACTGGGAGGTACCATACATCCTACTGGGAGGTACGATACATCATACTGGGAGGtaccatacatcatactgtCAA GTACGATACATCCTACTGGGAGGTACGATACATCCTACTGGGAGGTACCATACATCCTACTGGGAGGTACGATACATCCTACTGGGAGGTACCATACATCCTACTGGGAGGTACGATACATCCTACTGGGAGGTACGATACATCCTACTGGGAGGTACGATACATCCTAATGGGAGATACGATACATCCTACTGGGAGATACGATACATCCTACTGGGAGGTACCATACATCCTACTGGGAGGTACGATACATCCTACTGGGAGGTATGGATACATCCTACTGGGAGGTACGATACATCATACTGGGAGGTACGATACATCCTACTGGGAGGTACCATACATCCTACTGGGAGGTACCATACATCCTACTGGGAG GTACGGTACATCCTACTGTCAGGTACGATACATCCTACTGGGAGGTATGATAAGATATGGCAGGACAGATGAACAAATCCCATCATCTGATCAgctttgtaatacatgtatttggataaattcaagagaaaataaaatatttttgtttattctgAACTGA
- the LOC117331843 gene encoding uncharacterized protein LOC117331843 isoform X3: protein MVMFIVLPLSMIHPTGRYDTSYWEVRYIILGGTIHPTGRYHTSYWEVRYILLGGTIHHTVKYDTSYWEVPYILLGGTIHPTGRYDTSYWEVRYILLGGTIHPTGRYHTSYWEVRYIILGGTIHHTVKYDTSYWEVRYILLGGTIHPTGRYDTSYWEVPYILLGGTIHPTGRYDTSYWEVRYILMGDTIHPTGRYDTSYWEVPYILLGGTIHPTGRYDTSYWEVPYILLGGTIHPTGRCGYILLGGTIHPTGRYHTSYCQVRYILLGGTIHPTGRYDTSYWEVRYIILGSTIHPTGRYGTSYCQVRYILLGGMIRYGRTDEQIPSSDQLCNTCIWINSRENKIFLFILN from the exons ATGGTGATGTTTATTGTTCTCCCATTAAGTATGATACATCCTACTGGGAGGTACGATACATCCTACTGGGAGGTACGATACATCATACTGGGAGGTACGATACATCCTACTGGGAGGTACCATACATCCTACTGGGAGGTACGATACATCCTACTGGGAGGtaccatacatcatactgtCAAGTACGATACATCCTACTGGGAGGTACCATACATCCTACTGGGAGGTACGATACATCCTACTGGGAG GTACGATACATCGTACTGGGAGGTACGATACATCCTACTTGGAGGTACGATACATCCTACTGGGAGGTACCATACATCCTACTGGGAGGTACGATACATCATACTGGGAGGtaccatacatcatactgtCAA GTACGATACATCCTACTGGGAGGTACGATACATCCTACTGGGAGGTACCATACATCCTACTGGGAGGTACGATACATCCTACTGGGAGGTACCATACATCCTACTGGGAGGTACGATACATCCTACTGGGAGGTACGATACATCCTACTGGGAGGTACGATACATCCTAATGGGAGATACGATACATCCTACTGGGAGATACGATACATCCTACTGGGAGGTACCATACATCCTACTGGGAGGTACGATACATCCTACTGGGAG GTACGATACATCCTACTGGGAGGTACCATACATCCTACTGGGAGGTACCATACATCCTACTGGGAGGTGTGGATACATCCTACTGGGAGGTACGATACATCCTACTGGGAGGtaccatacatcatactgtCAAGTACGATACATCCTACTGGGAGGTACGATACATCCTACTGGGAGATACGATACATCCTACTGGGAGGTACGATACATCATACTAGGAAGTACGATACATCCTACTGGGAGGTACGGTACATCCTACTGTCAGGTACGATACATCCTACTGGGAGGTATGATAAGATATGGCAGGACAGATGAACAAATCCCATCATCTGATCAgctttgtaatacatgtatttggataaattcaagagaaaataaaatatttttgtttattctgAACTGA
- the LOC117331843 gene encoding uncharacterized protein LOC117331843 isoform X6, whose amino-acid sequence MVMFIVLPLSMIHPTGRYDTSYWEVRYIILGGTIHPTGRYHTSYWEVRYILLGGTIHPTGRYDTSYWEVRYIVLGGTIHPTWRYDTSYWEVPYILLGGTIHHTGRYHTSYCQVRYILLGGTIHPTGRYHTSYWEVRYILLGGTIHPTGRYDTSYWEVRYILLGGTIHPNGRYDTSYWEIRYILLGGTIHPTGRYDTSYWEVWIHPTGRYDTSYWEVRYILLGGTIHPTGRYHTSYWEVWIHPTGRYDTSYWEVPYIILSSTIHPTGRYDTSYWEIRYILLGGTIHHTRKYDTSYWEVRYILLSGTIHPTGRYDKIWQDR is encoded by the exons ATGGTGATGTTTATTGTTCTCCCATTAAGTATGATACATCCTACTGGGAGGTACGATACATCCTACTGGGAGGTACGATACATCATACTGGGAGGTACGATACATCCTACTGGGAGGTACCATACATCCTACTGGGAGGTACGATACATCCTACTGGGAG GTACCATACATCCTACTGGGAGGTACGATACATCCTACTGGGAG GTACGATACATCGTACTGGGAGGTACGATACATCCTACTTGGAGGTACGATACATCCTACTGGGAGGTACCATACATCCTACTGGGAGGTACGATACATCATACTGGGAGGtaccatacatcatactgtCAA GTACGATACATCCTACTGGGAGGTACGATACATCCTACTGGGAGGTACCATACATCCTACTGGGAGGTACGATACATCCTACTGGGAGGTACCATACATCCTACTGGGAGGTACGATACATCCTACTGGGAGGTACGATACATCCTACTGGGAGGTACGATACATCCTAATGGGAGATACGATACATCCTACTGGGAGATACGATACATCCTACTGGGAGGTACCATACATCCTACTGGGAGGTACGATACATCCTACTGGGAGGTATGGATACATCCTACTGGGAGGTACGATACATCATACTGGGAGGTACGATACATCCTACTGGGAGGTACCATACATCCTACTGGGAGGTACCATACATCCTACTGGGAGGTGTGGATACATCCTACTGGGAGGTACGATACATCCTACTGGGAGGtaccatacatcatactgtCAAGTACGATACATCCTACTGGGAGGTACGATACATCCTACTGGGAGATACGATACATCCTACTGGGAGGTACGATACATCATACTAGGAAGTACGATACATCCTACTGGGAGGTACGGTACATCCTACTGTCAGGTACGATACATCCTACTGGGAGGTATGATAAGATATGGCAGGACAGATGA
- the LOC117331843 gene encoding uncharacterized protein LOC117331843 isoform X1, translating into MVMFIVLPLSMIHPTGRYDTSYWEVRYIILGGTIHPTGRYHTSYWEVRYILLGGTIHHTVKYDTSYWEVPYILLGGTIHPTGRYDTSYWEVRYILLGGTIHPTGRYHTSYWEVRYIILGGTIHHTVKYDTSYWEVRYILLGGTIHPTGRYDTSYWEVPYILLGGTIHPTGRYDTSYWEVRYILMGDTIHPTGRYDTSYWEVPYILLGGTIHPTGRYGYILLGGTIHHTGRYDTSYWEVPYILLGGTIHPTGRCGYILLGGTIHPTGRYHTSYCQVRYILLGGTIHPTGRYDTSYWEVRYIILGSTIHPTGRYGTSYCQVRYILLGGMIRYGRTDEQIPSSDQLCNTCIWINSRENKIFLFILN; encoded by the exons ATGGTGATGTTTATTGTTCTCCCATTAAGTATGATACATCCTACTGGGAGGTACGATACATCCTACTGGGAGGTACGATACATCATACTGGGAGGTACGATACATCCTACTGGGAGGTACCATACATCCTACTGGGAGGTACGATACATCCTACTGGGAGGtaccatacatcatactgtCAAGTACGATACATCCTACTGGGAGGTACCATACATCCTACTGGGAGGTACGATACATCCTACTGGGAG GTACGATACATCGTACTGGGAGGTACGATACATCCTACTTGGAGGTACGATACATCCTACTGGGAGGTACCATACATCCTACTGGGAGGTACGATACATCATACTGGGAGGtaccatacatcatactgtCAA GTACGATACATCCTACTGGGAGGTACGATACATCCTACTGGGAGGTACCATACATCCTACTGGGAGGTACGATACATCCTACTGGGAGGTACCATACATCCTACTGGGAGGTACGATACATCCTACTGGGAGGTACGATACATCCTACTGGGAGGTACGATACATCCTAATGGGAGATACGATACATCCTACTGGGAGATACGATACATCCTACTGGGAGGTACCATACATCCTACTGGGAGGTACGATACATCCTACTGGGAGGTATGGATACATCCTACTGGGAGGTACGATACATCATACTGGGAGGTACGATACATCCTACTGGGAGGTACCATACATCCTACTGGGAGGTACCATACATCCTACTGGGAGGTGTGGATACATCCTACTGGGAGGTACGATACATCCTACTGGGAGGtaccatacatcatactgtCAAGTACGATACATCCTACTGGGAGGTACGATACATCCTACTGGGAGATACGATACATCCTACTGGGAGGTACGATACATCATACTAGGAAGTACGATACATCCTACTGGGAGGTACGGTACATCCTACTGTCAGGTACGATACATCCTACTGGGAGGTATGATAAGATATGGCAGGACAGATGAACAAATCCCATCATCTGATCAgctttgtaatacatgtatttggataaattcaagagaaaataaaatatttttgtttattctgAACTGA
- the LOC117331843 gene encoding uncharacterized protein LOC117331843 isoform X5, translating to MVMFIVLPLSMIHPTGRYDTSYWEVRYIILGGTIHPTGRYHTSYWEVRYILLGGTIHHTVKYDTSYWEVPYILLGGTIHPTGRYDTSYWEVRYILLGGTIHPTGRYDTSYWEVPYILLGGTIHPTGRYDTSYWEVRYILMGDTIHPTGRYDTSYWEVPYILLGGTIHPTGRYGYILLGGTIHHTGRYDTSYWEVPYILLGGTIHPTGRCGYILLGGTIHPTGRYHTSYCQVRYILLGGTIHPTGRYDTSYWEVRYIILGSTIHPTGRYGTSYCQVRYILLGGMIRYGRTDEQIPSSDQLCNTCIWINSRENKIFLFILN from the exons ATGGTGATGTTTATTGTTCTCCCATTAAGTATGATACATCCTACTGGGAGGTACGATACATCCTACTGGGAGGTACGATACATCATACTGGGAGGTACGATACATCCTACTGGGAGGTACCATACATCCTACTGGGAGGTACGATACATCCTACTGGGAGGtaccatacatcatactgtCAAGTACGATACATCCTACTGGGAGGTACCATACATCCTACTGGGAGGTACGATACATCCTACTGGGAG GTACGATACATCCTACTGGGAGGTACGATACATCCTACTGGGAGGTACCATACATCCTACTGGGAGGTACGATACATCCTACTGGGAGGTACCATACATCCTACTGGGAGGTACGATACATCCTACTGGGAGGTACGATACATCCTACTGGGAGGTACGATACATCCTAATGGGAGATACGATACATCCTACTGGGAGATACGATACATCCTACTGGGAGGTACCATACATCCTACTGGGAGGTACGATACATCCTACTGGGAGGTATGGATACATCCTACTGGGAGGTACGATACATCATACTGGGAGGTACGATACATCCTACTGGGAGGTACCATACATCCTACTGGGAGGTACCATACATCCTACTGGGAGGTGTGGATACATCCTACTGGGAGGTACGATACATCCTACTGGGAGGtaccatacatcatactgtCAAGTACGATACATCCTACTGGGAGGTACGATACATCCTACTGGGAGATACGATACATCCTACTGGGAGGTACGATACATCATACTAGGAAGTACGATACATCCTACTGGGAGGTACGGTACATCCTACTGTCAGGTACGATACATCCTACTGGGAGGTATGATAAGATATGGCAGGACAGATGAACAAATCCCATCATCTGATCAgctttgtaatacatgtatttggataaattcaagagaaaataaaatatttttgtttattctgAACTGA
- the LOC117331843 gene encoding uncharacterized protein LOC117331843 isoform X8: MVMFIVLPLSMIHPTGRYDTSYWEVRYIILGGTIHPTGRYHTSYWEVRYILLGGTIHPTGRYDTSYWEVRYIVLGGTIHPTWRYDTSYWEVPYILLGGTIHHTGRYHTSYCQVRYILLGGTIHPTGRYHTSYWEVRYILLGGTIHPTGRYDTSYWEVRYILLGGTIHPNGRYDTSYWEIRYILLGGTIHPTGRYDTSYWEVWIHPTGRYDTSYWEVRYILLGGTIHPTGRYHTSYWEVPYIILSSTIHPTGRYDTSYWEIRYILLGGTIHHTRKYDTSYWEVRYILLSGTIHPTGRYDKIWQDR; this comes from the exons ATGGTGATGTTTATTGTTCTCCCATTAAGTATGATACATCCTACTGGGAGGTACGATACATCCTACTGGGAGGTACGATACATCATACTGGGAGGTACGATACATCCTACTGGGAGGTACCATACATCCTACTGGGAGGTACGATACATCCTACTGGGAG GTACCATACATCCTACTGGGAGGTACGATACATCCTACTGGGAG GTACGATACATCGTACTGGGAGGTACGATACATCCTACTTGGAGGTACGATACATCCTACTGGGAGGTACCATACATCCTACTGGGAGGTACGATACATCATACTGGGAGGtaccatacatcatactgtCAA GTACGATACATCCTACTGGGAGGTACGATACATCCTACTGGGAGGTACCATACATCCTACTGGGAGGTACGATACATCCTACTGGGAGGTACCATACATCCTACTGGGAGGTACGATACATCCTACTGGGAGGTACGATACATCCTACTGGGAGGTACGATACATCCTAATGGGAGATACGATACATCCTACTGGGAGATACGATACATCCTACTGGGAGGTACCATACATCCTACTGGGAGGTACGATACATCCTACTGGGAGGTATGGATACATCCTACTGGGAGGTACGATACATCATACTGGGAGGTACGATACATCCTACTGGGAGGTACCATACATCCTACTGGGAGGTACCATACATCCTACTGGGAG GtaccatacatcatactgtCAAGTACGATACATCCTACTGGGAGGTACGATACATCCTACTGGGAGATACGATACATCCTACTGGGAGGTACGATACATCATACTAGGAAGTACGATACATCCTACTGGGAGGTACGGTACATCCTACTGTCAGGTACGATACATCCTACTGGGAGGTATGATAAGATATGGCAGGACAGATGA